One segment of Hypomesus transpacificus isolate Combined female unplaced genomic scaffold, fHypTra1 scaffold_235, whole genome shotgun sequence DNA contains the following:
- the atp5pf gene encoding ATP synthase-coupling factor 6, mitochondrial, giving the protein MALHRLFHLSALLRSAVSLTLRRNVGLSAVLFNRASGMDPVQKLFLDKIRDYNTKSKATGGIVDAGTSYQKNLSDEKTKLQRLYGAGDLTKFPDFKYQDPKFDEVVK; this is encoded by the exons ATGGCGCTTCATCGCTTGTTCCACCTGTCCGCGCTGCTACGCTCTGCCGTGTCATTGACACTTCGCAGGAACGTGGGTCTGTCCGCTGTCCTATTTAACCGGGCATCGGGCATGGACCCCGTCCAGAAACTCTTCTTGGACAAGATCCGTGACTACAACACCAAGAGCAA GGCCACTGGTGGGATTGTTGATGCTGGCACCAGCTATCAGAAGAACTTGTCGGATGAGAAGACTAAGCTCCAGAGGTTATACGGTGCCGGTGACCTCACCAAATTCCCAGACTTCAAGTACCAAG aCCCCAAGTTTGATGAAGTGGTCAAGTAA
- the jam2a gene encoding junctional adhesion molecule 2A isoform X1: protein MMEKASLLLSIVILIIQCPPTIPVTVFTSRPKVEVREGADAILSCEFKTEKEQNPRIEWKKKDTDVSFVYFEGDFRGNFAGRAKIEGATVTLRRVSQKDAGQYRCEISAPLDTLTLGETNITLKVLVPPHTPSCDIPSSALTGSVVQLRCRDRQSIPPATYSWYKDDQPLVPSHLANATYKINPMTGILEFRTVSRTDTGQYSCQASNGVGPSKMCEGKRMTIDDVNIPAVVAAVVVICLVAICGIGGFYAHRNGYFTRQKGRSFWIPQCHGVAHISSQNLHRAEDMPNPNYSAPPQNPQDFKHTQSFML, encoded by the exons GCCCACCCACCATTCCTGTGACTGTGTTTACCAGCCGGCCCAAGGTGGAGGTCCGTGAAGGTGCAG ATGCCATTCTCTCGTGCGAGTTCAAGACTGAGAAAGAGCAGAACCCGCGCATCGAGTGGAAGAAGAAAGACACGGACGTGTCATTTGTCTACTTTGAAGGCGACTTCAGAG GAAACTTTGCCGGCCGAGCGAAGATTGAGGGGGCAACGGTGACACTGAGGCGGGTGAGCCAGAAAGACGCCGGCCAATATCGCTGTGAGATCAGCGCCCCTTTAGACACTTTGACCCTGGGAGAGACCAACATCACCCTCAAAGTTCTGG TGCCCCCGCACACCCCGTCCTGTGACATCCCCAGCTCAGCGCTGACGGGCTCTGTGGTGCAGCTGCGCTGTAGGGACCGTCAGAGTATCCCCCCTGCCACCTACTCCTGGTACAAGGATGACCAGCCCCTGGTTCCCTCCCACTTAGCCAACGCCACCTACAAAATCAACCCTATGACAGGCATCCTG GAGTTTAGGACGGTGTCCAGGACAGACACTGGACAGTACAGTTGTCAGGCCTCAAATGGAGTGGGCCCATCCAAGATGTGTGAGGGAAAACGCATGACGATAG ATGATGTTAACATCCCAGCGGTCGTAGCTGCAGTCGTGGTGATATGCTTGGTCGCCATCTGTGGAATTGGAGGCTTCTATGCCCACCGCAATGGTTATTTCACCA gGCAAAAAGGACG GTCCTTTTGGATCCCCCAGTGTCACGGTGTGGCCCACATCAGCAGCCAGAACCTCCACAGAGCAGAGGACAT gCCCAACCCCAACTACAGTGCTCCTCCACAAAAT CCTCAAGACTTCAAACACACTCAGTCCTTCATGCTGTGA
- the jam2a gene encoding junctional adhesion molecule 2A isoform X2, translating into MMEKASLLLSIVILIIQCPPTIPVTVFTSRPKVEVREGADAILSCEFKTEKEQNPRIEWKKKDTDVSFVYFEGDFRGNFAGRAKIEGATVTLRRVSQKDAGQYRCEISAPLDTLTLGETNITLKVLVPPHTPSCDIPSSALTGSVVQLRCRDRQSIPPATYSWYKDDQPLVPSHLANATYKINPMTGILEFRTVSRTDTGQYSCQASNGVGPSKMCEGKRMTIDDVNIPAVVAAVVVICLVAICGIGGFYAHRNGYFTRQKGRPNPNYSAPPQNPQDFKHTQSFML; encoded by the exons GCCCACCCACCATTCCTGTGACTGTGTTTACCAGCCGGCCCAAGGTGGAGGTCCGTGAAGGTGCAG ATGCCATTCTCTCGTGCGAGTTCAAGACTGAGAAAGAGCAGAACCCGCGCATCGAGTGGAAGAAGAAAGACACGGACGTGTCATTTGTCTACTTTGAAGGCGACTTCAGAG GAAACTTTGCCGGCCGAGCGAAGATTGAGGGGGCAACGGTGACACTGAGGCGGGTGAGCCAGAAAGACGCCGGCCAATATCGCTGTGAGATCAGCGCCCCTTTAGACACTTTGACCCTGGGAGAGACCAACATCACCCTCAAAGTTCTGG TGCCCCCGCACACCCCGTCCTGTGACATCCCCAGCTCAGCGCTGACGGGCTCTGTGGTGCAGCTGCGCTGTAGGGACCGTCAGAGTATCCCCCCTGCCACCTACTCCTGGTACAAGGATGACCAGCCCCTGGTTCCCTCCCACTTAGCCAACGCCACCTACAAAATCAACCCTATGACAGGCATCCTG GAGTTTAGGACGGTGTCCAGGACAGACACTGGACAGTACAGTTGTCAGGCCTCAAATGGAGTGGGCCCATCCAAGATGTGTGAGGGAAAACGCATGACGATAG ATGATGTTAACATCCCAGCGGTCGTAGCTGCAGTCGTGGTGATATGCTTGGTCGCCATCTGTGGAATTGGAGGCTTCTATGCCCACCGCAATGGTTATTTCACCA gGCAAAAAGGACG gCCCAACCCCAACTACAGTGCTCCTCCACAAAAT CCTCAAGACTTCAAACACACTCAGTCCTTCATGCTGTGA